One Tachysurus vachellii isolate PV-2020 chromosome 18, HZAU_Pvac_v1, whole genome shotgun sequence DNA segment encodes these proteins:
- the hirip3 gene encoding HIRA-interacting protein 3 — MVSEAAAIRKFVTRELQRCSDLSTLTLAILRKKYLAHVGRDSLSAEHRQFLKQVVEEELLKMQDSSSDDEPLIMSVVQPQKQNKRKRADEEDDEEEAQNSDVSRKKKLCLAPDSPDSPDFGIEKVANEEQVKEEDDDGSDKDMEEESEKEQNANVRRNNTKEKHNVNRNRKGGISSGSDEEEEKKNKAKKKGKALDIEEANHITSSSSDEDKENQVKVIGEKKKQCMSSDSVEEVSDEEMKNEDQENKKKVKACGGKKKQSASSDSLAGVSGKEMKTSGEKKVGKKTTAAAQKERKRTEDKKKQKSTESDAVRKVQKEVFGSSSESEEEEARKTERKGTSESSDEESDEETDRKKNVDKVPSEEVKETVKVKDKDRVETEDSDTSSSSLPSLEEDGDAGEMKPKQEEKTKKKSVPKKSSEMSESKAKGGKDDDDKAVSRLKRYISLCGVRRNYKKLLEGCRSVKAKVAVLKKELEELGVEGQPSIEKCKKARMKREEAQELAELDVSNIITTQGRPKRRTAAHWTDLQSSLPPPSTYKRVVNSDSDSEEGNGDTERKKATDWSSLRGIISDDGDSN, encoded by the exons ATGGTTTCAGAGGCCGCAGCAATCCGCAAATTCGTCACACGAGAGCTGCAGAGGTGCTCAGACCTTAG TACTTTGACACTTGCCATTCTACGAAAGAAGTATCTGGCGCATGTGGGCAGGGACTCACTTTCTGCAGAACACAGACAGTTTCTCAAGCAAGTCGTAGAAGAGGAACTTTTAAAAATGCAG GACAGCAGCAGTGATGATGAACCTTTAATAATGAGTGTGGTTCAACCTCAGAAGCAAAATAAACGGAAAAGGGCggatgaggaagatgatgaagaagaggcACAAAACAGTGATGTGTCCAGAAAGAAGAAATTGTGTTTAGCACCAGATTCCCCAG ATTCCCCAGACTTTGGTATAGAGAAAGTGGCAAATGAGGAACAGGTTaaagaagaggatgatgatggaaGTGATAAGGACATGGaagaagagagtgagaaagaacaGAATGCAAATGTTCgaagaaacaacacaaaagaaaagcatAATGTGAATAGGAACAGGAAGGGAGGTATAAGTTCAGGaagtgatgaagaggaggagaagaaaaataaggcAAAAAAGAAGGGGAAGGCTTTAGATATTGAGGAAGCTAATCACATCACCTCCAGCAGTTCAgatgaagacaaagaaaatCAAGTAAAAGTCATaggtgaaaagaaaaagcaatgcATGAGTTCTGATAGCGTGGAGGAGGTGAGCGATGAAGAGATGAAAAATGAAgaccaagaaaataaaaaaaaagtaaaagcttGTGGtggaaagaaaaagcaaagTGCGAGTTCGGACAGCTTAGCTGGGGTCAGTGGTAAAGAGATGAAAACCAGCGGTGAGAAAAAAGTTGGAAAAAAGACCACAGCAGCTGCtcagaaggagagaaaaagaacagaagacaaaaaaaagcaaaagtcaACAGAAAGTGATGCTGTGAGAAAAGTGCAGAAAGAAGTCTTCGGGAGTAGCTCTGAAAGCGAGGAAGAGGAGGCAAGGAaaacagaaaggaaaggaaCGAGCGAGAGCAGTGATGAGGAGAGTGatgaagaaacagacagaaagaaaaatgttgatAAGGTGCCCTCTGAAGAAGTAAAAGAAACAG TGAAAGTAAAGGATAAAGACCGGGTAGAAACAGAGGATTCAGacacttcctcttcttctttgcCCTCTCTGGAGGAGGATGGAGACGCAGGGGAGATGAAACCGAAACAGGAAGAAAAGACGAAAAAAAAGAGTGTGCCAAAGAAGAGTAGTGAAATGAGTGAGAGCAAGGCCAAAGGAGGAAAG gatgatgatgataaagctGTGTCCAGACTTAAACGCTACATCTCCCTCTGTGGCGTACGCCGTAATTATAAGAAGCTGCTCGAGGGCTGTCGCTCAGTGAAGGCCAAAGTTGCTGTGCTGAAGAAAGAACTGGAAGAGCTGGGGGTTGAAG GTCAGCCATCCATAGAGAAGTGTAAAAAGGCCAGAATGAAGAGGGAGGAAGCTCAGGAGCTGGCAGAACTGGATGTCAGCAATATAATCACCACTCAGG GTCGTCCTAAACGGCGAACTGCAGCACACTGGACAGATCTTCAGAGCAGCTTACCTCCACCGTCAACCTACAAACGTGTGGTGAACTCTGACTCAGACAGTGAAGAGGGCAATGGGGACACAGAGCGCAAGAAAGCAACAGACTGGAGCAGCCTGAGGGGGATCATCAGCGACGACGGAGACAGCAACTAa
- the sez6l2 gene encoding seizure protein 6 homolog isoform X2, translated as MVSTVLVVTLCVTLMCIHVTKGAAFLTPDSEAPPTMTSDPRPLGTTTNPTQAVPSVEPASTVMSPGVLTTAMTSSTAPKSGQLGGKGGVTSPPLEEETTTTLITTTTITTVHTPVQCNTSLTGMEGIVESPDQLSSSIPFSPLECTYSITVYPGYGVEIQVKKVNLSKEESLTILGLDGSVPELLANETMISEGQVIRSTTNQVQIHYRSLKQTNHGIFTLHYQAFLLSCPFPLSPEGGIVTVTDIHPGGQAHFHCDPSFQVRGHEVATCLNATRPHWSTPEPQCMAVSCGGWIRNATVGRILSPTVPSSSNLSSSNLSCHWLLEAKEGHRLHLHFERMALDEDNDKLIVRSGNNSNTPLLFDSDLDDVPERGIVSEGSSLYLELTADSSSIPLLMALRYEAFDGEHCYEPYVPHGNFSSSDITFPLGTTVTFSCSPGFVMEQGSGVMECVDPSDPHWNESEPVCKALCGGELTDATGTVLSPDWPQSYSKGQDCVWQIHVNEDKRIELDVQILNIRHNDILTIFDGHDLMSHVIGQYLGSRERFRVVSGGSEVTIQFQSDPDDSSFILSQGFLIHYREVEPNDTCPTLPPIEFGWSSSSHVSLVRGSVITYQCQPGYDIVGSDIITCQWDLSWSNSPPTCVKIQQCPDPGEVVNGARSVHPELGFAVGTVVRFTCNQGYQLEGPSQISCHGRDTGMPKWSDRSPKCVLKYDPCPNPGVPDNGYQTLYKHSYQAGETLRFFCYEGYELIGEVIINCVPGHPSQWNSPPPFCKVAYEELLEDHKLEVSQSLEASHQMLSENIALAIILPIILVILLIAGIYMYYTNVCRLQWKPLFWKSLSHTHSYSPITVESDFNNPLYEAGDTREYEVSI; from the exons ATGGTGTCCACAGTTCTTGTTGTGACACTGTGTGTCACACTCATGTGCATTCACGTAACTAAAG GTGCAGCCTTTCTTACTCCTGATTCTGAGGCTCCTCCCACTATGACTTCTGATCCCCGCCCCCTGG GCACAACCACTAACCCGACCCAGGCTGTTCCTTCTGTTGAACCTGCGTCTACAGTAATGTCACCAGGTGTTCTCACTACTGCCATGACCTCCTCAACTGCCCCAAAGTCTGGCCAATTAGGAGGGAAGGGTGGTGTAACATCACCACCATTAGAGGAGGAGACCACAACGACTCTGATCACaaccacaacaataacaacagttCACACACCAG tGCAGTGTAATACTAGCCTGACAGGCATGGAGGGTATAGTGGAGTCTCCAGACCAGCTCTCCTCATCAATTCCGTTTTCTCCACTGGAATGCACATATAGCATCACTGTATACCCTGGATATGGGGTAGAAATACAG GTGAAGAAGGTGAACTTGTCTAAGGAGGAGTCTCTGACTATTCTGGGACTGGATGGCTCAGTACCTGAACTTTTAGCCAACGAGACAATGATCAGTGAAGGTCAGGTGATACGCAGTACAACAAATCAGGTGCAGATTCACTACCGAAGCCTGAAGCAGACCAACCATGGCATTTTCACCCTTCACTACCAAG CATTCCTCCTCTCCTGCCCATTCCCTCTGTCTCCTGAGGGGGGCAtagtcactgtgactgacattcACCCTGGAGGTCAGGCTCACTTCCACTGTGACCCCAGCTTTCAGGTCAGGGGTCATGAAGTTGCCACCTGTCTGAACGCCACCCGACCCCACTGGAGCACTCCTGAGCCTCAGTGTATGG CCGTGTCTTGTGGCGGTTGGATCAGAAACGCTACAGTGGGACGGATCCTCTCTCCCACCGTTCCCTCCAGCAGTAACCTCAGCAGTAGCAACTTGAGCTGCCATTGGTTGCTTGAGGCCAAGGAGGGTCACCGACTACACCTTCATTTTGAAAGGATGGCTTTGGATGAAGACAATGATAA ACTGATTGTCCGCAGTGGGAATAATTCCAACACTCCACTTCTTTTTGACTCGGATCTAGATGATGTTCCAGAGCGTGGGATAGTGAGCGAAGGATCATCTTTGTATCTGGAGCTAACAGCTGACTCTTCCTCCATCCCTCTGCTGATGGCACTTCGCTATGAGG CTTTTGACGGCGAACACTGTTATGAACCCTATGTTCCTCATGGGAATTTTAGCAGCAGTGACATCACCTTTCCTCTTGGAACTACTGTAACCTTCTCCTGCTCTCCTGGATTTGTCATGGAGCAAGGATCAGGGGTCATGGAGTGTGTCGACCCAAGTGACCCCCACTGGAATGAGAGTGAGCCTGTGTGCAAAG CTCTATGTGGCGGGGAGCTAACAGATGCGACAGGAACCGTGCTGTCTCCCGATTGGCCACAGAGCTACTCAAAGGGGCAGGACTGTGTGTGGCAGATCCACGTCAACGAGGACAAGAGAATTGAACTGGATGTgcaaat TTTGAACATTCGTCATAATGATATTCTCACCATATTTGATGGCCATGATCTGATGTCCCATGTGATTGGTCAGTATTTGGGGTCAAGGGAAAGGTTCCGTGTTGTGTCTGGTGGCTCAGAGGTTACTATTCAGTTTCAAAGTGACCCTGATGATTCCAGCTTCATCCTGAGCCAAGGCTTCCTGATTCACTACAGAG AGGTGGAACCTAATGATACATGCCCCACTTTGCCACCAATTGAATTTGGCTGGAGTAGCTCTTCCCATGTCTCACTTGTGAGGGGCAGTGTAATAACATATCAGTGCCAACCTGGCTATGACATTGTGGGTTCTGACATCATTACCTGTCAGTGGGATCTGTCCTGGAGCAACAGCCCACCTACCTGTGTGAAAA tcCAGCAATGTCCTGACCCAGGGGAGGTGGTGAATGGAGCACGCTCAGTGCACCCAGAATTAGGCTTTGCAGTGGGAACAGTGGTGCGCTTTACATGTAATCAAGGTTACCAACTGGAGGGCCCTAGTCAGATCTCCTGCCATGGCAGAGACACTGGCATGCCAAAATGGAGTGACCGTAGCCCTAAATGTGTCT TAAAGTATGATCCATGCCCAAATCCTGGTGTGCCAGACAACGGTTACCAAACTCTGTATAAACATAGCTACCAAGCAGGGGAGACTCTGCGCTTTTTCTGTTATGAAGGCTATGAGTTGATTGGAGAGGTCATCATCAACTGCGTCCCAGGACACCCCTCTCAGTGGAACAGCCCACCCCCTTTCTGCAAAG TGGCCTATGAGGAGCTGTTGGAAGATCACAAACTGGAAG TCTCTCAGTCATTAGAGGCCTCCCACCAAATGCTGAGTGAGAACATTGCATTGGCCATCATCTTGCCCATCATCCTGGTCATCCTTTTGATTGCtggaatatatatgtactacaCTAA TGTTTGTAGGTTGCAGTGGAAGCCACTATTTTGGAAGTCCCTGTCACACACCCACTCCTATAGTCCCATCACGGTGGAGTCGGACTTTAATAACCCACTGTATGAAGCAGGG GACACAAGGGAGTATGAGGTGTCCATCTGA
- the cabp5b gene encoding calcium-binding protein 5b gives METQAYMFTHSQSRGRDESESIHLGPACIFLRGRNIERKLAAEEIEELQQAFTEFDKDRDGLISCKDLGNLMRTMGYMPTEMELIELSQNINMNLGGQVDFEDFVELMAPKLLAETAGMIGLKELKEAFREFDMDGDGAITIDELRHAMKKLLGENTNIEEIEAVVREADNNGDGTVDFEEFVRMMSRD, from the exons ATGGAAACACAGGCATACATGTTCACACACTCGCAGTCTAGGGGCCGGGATGAGTCTGAGAGCATACATCTGGGACCAGCTTGTATCTTTCTCAGAGGGAGGAACATT GAACGGAAACTTGCAGCTGAAGAGATAGAAG AATTGCAACAGGCCTTTACTGAGTTTGATAAGGATAGGGATGGGCTCATCAGCTGTAAAGATTTGGGCAATCTGATGCGGACTATGGGATACATGCCCACTGAAATGGAGCTGATCGAACTCAGTCAGAACATCAACATGAATC TTGGGGGACAAGTAGACTTTGAGGATTTTGTGGAACTCATGGCTCCTAAGCTCTTAGCAGAGACGGCCGGAATGATTGGCCTGAAGGAGTTAAAGGAAGCATTCAGAGAG ttTGATATGGACGGTGATGGTGCCATCACAATCGATGAGCTGAGGCATGCTATGAAGAAGCTGCTTGGGGAAAACACTAACATTGAAGAGATTGAGGCTGTGGTGAGAGAGGCCGACAATAATGGAGACGGAACAGTGGACTTTGAAG
- the kctd13 gene encoding BTB/POZ domain-containing adapter for CUL3-mediated RhoA degradation protein 1: protein MSAEASGGNVVLEPSCAPPSPSHGVEKKAGTGLAGSKYVKLNVGGSLHYTTVQTLSKEDSLLRRICDGSVEVTIDSEGWVVLDRCGRHFSLVLNFLRDGTVPLPESQRELEEVLKEAQFYRLQGLIQHCLSTLQKRSEVYEGGCRIPMITSAKEEQRMIATCKKPVVKLQNNRGNNKYSYTSNSDDNLLKNIELFDKLGLRFNGRVLFIKDVLGDEICCWSFYGDGRKIAEVCCTSIVYATEKKQTKVEFPEARIFEETLNILIYESGRGSGHGGMGLLDSGGVSSPGVGQSEEDGAGVGGGDRRVRRIHVRRHIMHDERGHGQQTVYKD, encoded by the exons ATGTCTGCCGAAGCTTCTGGTGGGAATGTGGTACTGGAGCCCAGTTGTGCCCCTCCATCCCCCAGCCATGGCGTAGAGAAGAAGGCAGGAACAGGTCTGGCTGGAAGTAAGTACGTGAAGCTGAACGTTGGTGGATCCCTGCATTACACCACAGTTCAGACCCTCAGCAAAGAGGACAGCCTGCTCAGGAGGATATGCGATGGCAGCGTGGAGGTCACCATTGATTCAGAAG GCTGGGTAGTGCTGGACAGATGTGGACGCCATTTCTCACTGGTGCTGAACTTCCTACGGGATGGCACAGTGCCACTTCCCGAGAGCCAAAGGGAACTGGAGGAGGTACTTAAGGAGGCACAATTCTACAGACTTCAGGGTCTTATCCAGCACTGCCTTTCAACACTGCAG AAACGCAGTGAAGTCTATGAGGGAGGCTGTCGTATCCCCATGATCACTTCTGCCAAAGAGGAACAGCGGATGATTGCCACCTgcaagaaa CCTGTGGTGAAATTGCAGAATAACAGAGGGAACAATAAATATTCTTATACCAG TAACTCAGATGACAACTTGCTGAAGAACATTGAGCTGTTTGATAAACTGGGGCTGCGCTTTAATGGTAGAGTGCTTTTCATTAAAGACGTCCTCGGAGATGAAATCTGCTGCTGGTCCTTTTATGGAGATGGACGCAAGATTGCAGAGGTTTGCTGTACCTCCATCGTTTATGCCACTGAGAAGAAACAGACCAAA GTTGAGTTCCCAGAAGCTCGCATCTTTGAAGAAACCTTAAACATACTGATCTATGAGAGTGGCCGGGGCTCTGGTCATGGAGGCATGGGTTTATTGGACTCAGGTGGAGTCTCTTCTCCAGGTGTGGGTCAGTCAGAAGAAGACGGGGCTGGTGTGGGGGGTGGAGACAGACGTGTGAGGAGGATCCATGTACGGAGACATATTATGCATGATGAGAGGGGGCATGGACAGCAGACTGTGTACAAAGACTGA
- the asphd1 gene encoding aspartate beta-hydroxylase domain-containing protein 2 → MSWSLDLLPLPPCVELGGPPLSGLLWTLLVLFLWYCYRVGADTPSCSSGSTHSAISCSSSCSPVDSGHSIPKSSPLITLGSEEEEEAKSYLMPVLSHAPFPAQAAAGSRKLYTALQEYAKRYSWAGMGRIHKGLRIQTRMNDRFSIQKPHLFYLPDVPSIPFFPRDAHRHDIEILEASYPIILAEFQAVYQRGIDTKLGWIYQGPKGQALFPLYNAGECVASNCRACPCTYRTLHSLRTFISSNSLGSAGFWILGPGASLGGTYGPTNIRLRCHLGLQTPAQCELVVGGEPQCWSEGHCLLVDDSFLHTISHNGGAEDGPRVIFSVDLWHPNVAAAERQALDYIFSPEQ, encoded by the exons ATGTCGTGGTCCCTGGACCTGCTCCCTCTGCCTCCCTGTGTGGAACTGGGTGGGCCTCCCCTGAGTGGCCTTCTGTGGACTCTATTGGTGCTCTTTCTCTGGTATTGCTACCGTGTTGGTGCCGACACTCCATCCTGCTCATCTGGCTCAACTCACTCTGCTATATCATGCTCCTCCAGCTGCTCTCCTGTTGACTCTGGCCATTCCATCCCCAAATCTTCTCCTCTAATCACTTTGGGGagcgaggaagaagaagaagcaaagaGTTACCTGATGCCGGTGTTGAGCCATGCACCATTTCCAGCTCAAGCAGCAGCAGGAAGCAGGAAGTTGTATACAGCCCTGCAGGAGTATGCCAAGCGTTACAGTTGGGCCGGCATGGGCCGCATCCACAAGGGCTTGCGCATCCAG ACTAGGATGAATGATCGCTTCTCCATTCAGAAGCCCCACCTCTTCTACCTCCCTGATGTTCCCAGCATCCCTTTCTTCCCTCGGGATGCTCATCGCCATGACATAGAGATCTTGGAGGCAAGTTATCCCATAATCCTTGCGGAATTCCAGGCTGTCTATCAAAGAGGCATTGACACAAAGCTGGGGTGGATATACCAAGGACCAAAG GGTCAGGCACTGTTCCCACTCTATAACGCTGGAGAGTGTGTGGCAAGTAATTGCCGTGCATGTCCATGTACGTACCGTACCCTCCACTCCCTAAGAACTTTCATCAGCAGTAACTCACTTGGCTCAGCAGGATTCTGGATATTGGGCCCTGGGGCCTCACTGGGGGGAACCTATGGGCCCACCAACATACGCCTCCGGTGCCATCTGG GTCTCCAGACTCCTGCACAATGTGAACTGGTGGTAGGGGGTGAACCGCAGTGCTGGTCTGAGGGTCACTGCCTCCTAGTGGACGATTCTTTCCTACACACCATCTCACATAATG GTGGTGCTGAAGATGGTCCAAGGGTGATTTTCAGTGTGGACCTGTGGCACCCAAATGTTGCCGCAGCAGAAAGACAGGCTCTGGACTACATCTTCAGTCCTGAACAGTAA
- the sez6l2 gene encoding seizure protein 6 homolog isoform X1, with protein MVSTVLVVTLCVTLMCIHVTKGAAFLTPDSEAPPTMTSDPRPLGELLHAALMSKKYLGQSSGNIGTTTNPTQAVPSVEPASTVMSPGVLTTAMTSSTAPKSGQLGGKGGVTSPPLEEETTTTLITTTTITTVHTPVQCNTSLTGMEGIVESPDQLSSSIPFSPLECTYSITVYPGYGVEIQVKKVNLSKEESLTILGLDGSVPELLANETMISEGQVIRSTTNQVQIHYRSLKQTNHGIFTLHYQAFLLSCPFPLSPEGGIVTVTDIHPGGQAHFHCDPSFQVRGHEVATCLNATRPHWSTPEPQCMAVSCGGWIRNATVGRILSPTVPSSSNLSSSNLSCHWLLEAKEGHRLHLHFERMALDEDNDKLIVRSGNNSNTPLLFDSDLDDVPERGIVSEGSSLYLELTADSSSIPLLMALRYEAFDGEHCYEPYVPHGNFSSSDITFPLGTTVTFSCSPGFVMEQGSGVMECVDPSDPHWNESEPVCKALCGGELTDATGTVLSPDWPQSYSKGQDCVWQIHVNEDKRIELDVQILNIRHNDILTIFDGHDLMSHVIGQYLGSRERFRVVSGGSEVTIQFQSDPDDSSFILSQGFLIHYREVEPNDTCPTLPPIEFGWSSSSHVSLVRGSVITYQCQPGYDIVGSDIITCQWDLSWSNSPPTCVKIQQCPDPGEVVNGARSVHPELGFAVGTVVRFTCNQGYQLEGPSQISCHGRDTGMPKWSDRSPKCVLKYDPCPNPGVPDNGYQTLYKHSYQAGETLRFFCYEGYELIGEVIINCVPGHPSQWNSPPPFCKVAYEELLEDHKLEVSQSLEASHQMLSENIALAIILPIILVILLIAGIYMYYTNVCRLQWKPLFWKSLSHTHSYSPITVESDFNNPLYEAGDTREYEVSI; from the exons ATGGTGTCCACAGTTCTTGTTGTGACACTGTGTGTCACACTCATGTGCATTCACGTAACTAAAG GTGCAGCCTTTCTTACTCCTGATTCTGAGGCTCCTCCCACTATGACTTCTGATCCCCGCCCCCTGGGTGAGTTGCTCCATGCTGCGCTGATGAGTAAGAAGTATCTTGGCCAGTCCTCTGGCAACATAG GCACAACCACTAACCCGACCCAGGCTGTTCCTTCTGTTGAACCTGCGTCTACAGTAATGTCACCAGGTGTTCTCACTACTGCCATGACCTCCTCAACTGCCCCAAAGTCTGGCCAATTAGGAGGGAAGGGTGGTGTAACATCACCACCATTAGAGGAGGAGACCACAACGACTCTGATCACaaccacaacaataacaacagttCACACACCAG tGCAGTGTAATACTAGCCTGACAGGCATGGAGGGTATAGTGGAGTCTCCAGACCAGCTCTCCTCATCAATTCCGTTTTCTCCACTGGAATGCACATATAGCATCACTGTATACCCTGGATATGGGGTAGAAATACAG GTGAAGAAGGTGAACTTGTCTAAGGAGGAGTCTCTGACTATTCTGGGACTGGATGGCTCAGTACCTGAACTTTTAGCCAACGAGACAATGATCAGTGAAGGTCAGGTGATACGCAGTACAACAAATCAGGTGCAGATTCACTACCGAAGCCTGAAGCAGACCAACCATGGCATTTTCACCCTTCACTACCAAG CATTCCTCCTCTCCTGCCCATTCCCTCTGTCTCCTGAGGGGGGCAtagtcactgtgactgacattcACCCTGGAGGTCAGGCTCACTTCCACTGTGACCCCAGCTTTCAGGTCAGGGGTCATGAAGTTGCCACCTGTCTGAACGCCACCCGACCCCACTGGAGCACTCCTGAGCCTCAGTGTATGG CCGTGTCTTGTGGCGGTTGGATCAGAAACGCTACAGTGGGACGGATCCTCTCTCCCACCGTTCCCTCCAGCAGTAACCTCAGCAGTAGCAACTTGAGCTGCCATTGGTTGCTTGAGGCCAAGGAGGGTCACCGACTACACCTTCATTTTGAAAGGATGGCTTTGGATGAAGACAATGATAA ACTGATTGTCCGCAGTGGGAATAATTCCAACACTCCACTTCTTTTTGACTCGGATCTAGATGATGTTCCAGAGCGTGGGATAGTGAGCGAAGGATCATCTTTGTATCTGGAGCTAACAGCTGACTCTTCCTCCATCCCTCTGCTGATGGCACTTCGCTATGAGG CTTTTGACGGCGAACACTGTTATGAACCCTATGTTCCTCATGGGAATTTTAGCAGCAGTGACATCACCTTTCCTCTTGGAACTACTGTAACCTTCTCCTGCTCTCCTGGATTTGTCATGGAGCAAGGATCAGGGGTCATGGAGTGTGTCGACCCAAGTGACCCCCACTGGAATGAGAGTGAGCCTGTGTGCAAAG CTCTATGTGGCGGGGAGCTAACAGATGCGACAGGAACCGTGCTGTCTCCCGATTGGCCACAGAGCTACTCAAAGGGGCAGGACTGTGTGTGGCAGATCCACGTCAACGAGGACAAGAGAATTGAACTGGATGTgcaaat TTTGAACATTCGTCATAATGATATTCTCACCATATTTGATGGCCATGATCTGATGTCCCATGTGATTGGTCAGTATTTGGGGTCAAGGGAAAGGTTCCGTGTTGTGTCTGGTGGCTCAGAGGTTACTATTCAGTTTCAAAGTGACCCTGATGATTCCAGCTTCATCCTGAGCCAAGGCTTCCTGATTCACTACAGAG AGGTGGAACCTAATGATACATGCCCCACTTTGCCACCAATTGAATTTGGCTGGAGTAGCTCTTCCCATGTCTCACTTGTGAGGGGCAGTGTAATAACATATCAGTGCCAACCTGGCTATGACATTGTGGGTTCTGACATCATTACCTGTCAGTGGGATCTGTCCTGGAGCAACAGCCCACCTACCTGTGTGAAAA tcCAGCAATGTCCTGACCCAGGGGAGGTGGTGAATGGAGCACGCTCAGTGCACCCAGAATTAGGCTTTGCAGTGGGAACAGTGGTGCGCTTTACATGTAATCAAGGTTACCAACTGGAGGGCCCTAGTCAGATCTCCTGCCATGGCAGAGACACTGGCATGCCAAAATGGAGTGACCGTAGCCCTAAATGTGTCT TAAAGTATGATCCATGCCCAAATCCTGGTGTGCCAGACAACGGTTACCAAACTCTGTATAAACATAGCTACCAAGCAGGGGAGACTCTGCGCTTTTTCTGTTATGAAGGCTATGAGTTGATTGGAGAGGTCATCATCAACTGCGTCCCAGGACACCCCTCTCAGTGGAACAGCCCACCCCCTTTCTGCAAAG TGGCCTATGAGGAGCTGTTGGAAGATCACAAACTGGAAG TCTCTCAGTCATTAGAGGCCTCCCACCAAATGCTGAGTGAGAACATTGCATTGGCCATCATCTTGCCCATCATCCTGGTCATCCTTTTGATTGCtggaatatatatgtactacaCTAA TGTTTGTAGGTTGCAGTGGAAGCCACTATTTTGGAAGTCCCTGTCACACACCCACTCCTATAGTCCCATCACGGTGGAGTCGGACTTTAATAACCCACTGTATGAAGCAGGG GACACAAGGGAGTATGAGGTGTCCATCTGA